The proteins below come from a single Chrysoperla carnea chromosome 1, inChrCarn1.1, whole genome shotgun sequence genomic window:
- the LOC123294165 gene encoding ankyrin repeat and IBR domain-containing protein 1-like produces MGSSSSKFKKYLQHGDEFAAMQVFQSSPELRKNLDPNLSYGEHHSHNTALHYAAKHGMKHLLRTFLIDLGGNPNKKNGLNETVLHTACQLDEQKNSFSAQERRATCVTLLLQWKGVPLNSGGREKVDINAQDHDGNTALHWAAATGLKRCVELLVSQQNAALFIENNEKMTPCDLAMKSNHHDIARLLEARMVFADNSDAVNEDEFGYEQADQEVYSGLRTQDLQEAKDQLLVETSDMLHIPLFTAEALLRDNEWSRELLLEKWMKDPVQCCSLAGVQAPASALQQAGTVELTLNSPQSSFEKNDNERSIEIRPDIVCEICLTNLPIWDQHITMSCKHNFCSYCWERYLNLKIEEGDAHHILCPAYQCHILVPVELIEKLVSPDMAKRYLQFDIKAFVESNKSIKWCPMAGCGRAVRLPETEQSQPNNFLPNNINDLNFKPPPATSHAVDCGNSHFFCWECLGEAHAPCGCIQWQQWQQKIAEIKPEELRANCDESEAAANCLWLVTNSKPCPNCKSPIQKNEGCNHMKCSKCKFDFCWVCQESWKRHSSATGGYFRCNRFEAVNKADEKQGNLITAAVVRNSQLEELTRFLHYYTRFRNHENSQKLEEPLLTGVQQKMEILANALKGSEEFSEKDMKFVEDGVRELLKARRVLCGSYVYGYYLEDNGYNKTIFEFMQNELEEVTEKLSEIIARPYLRTPKAVIMQTTALARRKRHEFVRAVSKGLIPPETPPSLRKPEMHRALEASLKQLDANNAWLKEAHERHQNSLDPYDWPDYDSDEETGVNQALAVSILGECKRRGCKKPRARNPRNGVIHQYCSLRCCKYETTEIYRVPISTDYNMDLVIALEMSRLQMIEDRMRKVSEDSLDRSIVDVLENLNDSTNRPGTSEAFVRNSKNETALDEQLKLAIQLSLQETVANSSKPHTESVSTSTQAPEPNTTLEHRDSIRRHHQKNETTSSSTKSIKHSPKKDSSDICKVCKNSVENCSRSDNNSSTTKYNNEINTHNLACHTDKINNDNTNTKNRYTAAHYEKLNADLTVDYFLKSLAQHTLENNFKIETINEFDPEYSKNNDKELPCFFKTIPVRSRNEDGRFQISDIHESGYIELVKNDDDHNSDIFDERFDVRLKRSHSTGDLIIRKSRRDRRIRLGLGGTVVHNEDSKYHLDSDHSSNHDEKCEEIARKILNLPSSAIVGAKQFLLLQHQTGGISGPSLTSESTSSFNDNSSTLFYQGQSSLEENTTSESLNAEDQQPIENVNKKQQIQRQNSFDQEMSTPDDHEDNTPRPVEPLKPLDTNTFQLRNYKKSPKLLRSSHYVEQQTSASSPKKSKKHDHHSLFGKKSHSKSEKEIPTADMVGSSFIIQTEIPDIVPTSKMNPLACLKAKLCSAHLPKTNYLSKLAVNKFSDNDLFKQRQPHGSPSQPSSSSSSSSRNKSEKSFKIGKSSHNNTTQTATTTNTQQPEMIEHKQQKVLETDSSNEYESETGIPKSPTLYISGVSISRTPEPKNANNNTNNNVGKQSRSSSLTVPTVINITSQTIDTTSNQSLNLPGSPELYTPSLALSRTPQTSYTNIPRASPSPSKTVNLLGKENYHPMNLCSRSTEATPCKSNDNTVIVAAVQQRVRSNSSVLPKDLSSVVISPGMKSKSANEPEREREMFRFPKSSTDGALSSVLHVQESNLSSDDFHEALFLLERSPKTRDSKRRKRSKKKEKDIINKEEASSAL; encoded by the exons atgggtaGTTCTtcgtcaaaatttaaaaaatatttacaacatgGTGATGAGTTCGCAGCTATGCAAGTATTTCAAAGTTCACCggaattacgaaaaaatttggatccaaatttaaGTTATGGTGAACATCATTCGCACAATACAGCCTTACATTATGCAGCCAAACATGGAATGAAACATTTATTACGAACGTTTTTAATTGATTtgg GTGGTAATCCAAATAAGAAAAATGGTTTGAATGAAACGGTTTTACATACAGCGTGTCAATtagatgaacaaaaaaattcatttagcgCACAAGAACGACGTGCAACATGTGTCACTTTATTATTACAGTGGAAAGGTGTTCCATTAAATAGCGGTGGTCGTGAAAAAGTTGATATTAATGCACAAgatcat GATGGAAATACAGCACTGCATTGGGCAGCAGCAACTGGGTTAAAGCGTTGTGTTGAATTGTTAGTTAGCCAACAAAATGCTGCATTATTTATTgagaataatgaaaaaatgacACCATGTGATTTAGCAATGAAAAGTAATCATCACGATATTGCACGTTTGTTGGAAGCTCGAATGGTTTTT gctGATAACAGTGATGCAGTGAACGAAGATGAATTTGGATATGAACAAGCTGACCAAGAAGTGTACAGTGGACTACGAACACAAGACTTACAAGAAGCTAAAGATCAATTATTAGTAGAAACATCGGACATGTTACATATACCATTATTTACTGCCGAAGCCTTATTACGTGACAACG AATGGTCACGAGAACTATTACTAGAAAAATGGATGAAAGATCCAGTTCAATGTTGTTCATTAGCAGGTGTACAAGCTCCAGCGTCAGCCTTACAACAAGCTGGAACTGTCGAATTAACATTAAATTCTCCACAAAGCtcatttgaaaagaatgacaaCGAACGTAGTATTGAAATTAGGCCCGATATCgta tgTGAAATATGCTTAACAAATTTACCAATATGGGACCAACATATAACAATGTCATGTAAACACAATTTCTGTTCATATTGTTGGGAgcgttatttaaatttaaaaattgaagaaggTGATGCCCATCATATTTTATGCCCAGCATATCAGTGTCATATTTTAGTACCTgttgaattaattgaaaaacttgTTAGTCCAGATATGGCAAAACGTTATTTACAATTTGATATCAAG gcATTTGTTGAAagtaataaatcaataaaatggtGCCCAATGGCGGGTTGTGGACGAGCTGTACGATTACCAGAGACTGAACAATCGCAACcgaataattttttaccaaataatataaatgatctCAATTTTAAACCACCGCCGGCTACTTCGCATGCTGTCGATTGTGGAAATTCACATTTCTTTTGCTGGGAGTGTTTAg GTGAAGCACATGCACCATGTGGATGTATACAGTGGCAACAATGGCAACAAAAAATTGCAGAAATAAAACCAGAAGAATTGCGTGCAAATTGTGATGAGAGTGAAGCTGCAGCAAATTGTTTATGGCTAGTGACAAATTCAAAACCATGTCCAAATTGTAAGAGtcccattcaaaaaaatgaaggtTGTAATCATATGAAATGTtcaaag tgtaaatttgatttttgttggGTATGCCAAGAATCATGGAAACGTCACAGTTCGGCAACTGGTGGTTATTTTCGATGTAATCGTTTTGAGGCTGTGAATAAAGCTGATGAAAAACAAGGAAATTTAATTACGGCAGCTGTGGTACGAAATTCTCAATTGGAGGAATTAACTAGATTCTTGCATTATTATACACGGTTTCGTAATCATGAAAATAGTCAAAAATTAGAAGAACCATTGTTAACAGGCGTTCAAcagaaaatggaaattttagcAAATGCATTAAAAGGATCAGAAG AGTTTAGTGAAAAGGATATGAAATTCGTTGAAGATGGTGTTCGAGAATTGTTAAAAGCACGTCGTGTTTTATGTGGCTCCTACGTTTATGGATATTACCTAGAAGATAATGGTTACAATAAAACCATTTTCGAATTTATGCAG aatgAATTAGAAGAAGTCACTGAGAAACTATCAGAAATAATTGCTAGACCGTATTTACGAACACCAAAGGCTGTTATCATGCAAACAACAGCTCTAGCCAGACGTAAGCGTCATGAATTTGTACGTGCCGTATCCAAAGGATTAATTCCACCAGAAACTCCTCCATCCTTAAGAAAA CCGGAAATGCATAGAGCTTTGGAGGCATCGCTAAAACAATTAGATGCGAATAATGCGTGGTTAAAAGAAGCACATGAACGTCATCAAAATTCTTTAGACCCATACGATTGGCCAGATTACGATTCTGACGAAGAAACAGGG GTGAATCAGGCACTAGCCGTGAGTATTCTTGGTGAATGTAAACGTCGTGGATGTAAAAAACCACGTGCGCGTAATCCACGTAACGGTGTTATTCATCAATATTGTAGTTTACGATGTTGTAAATACGAGACTACCGAAA TTTATCGAGTTCCTATATCAACTGATTATAATATGGATTTAGTAATTGCCCTAGAAATGTCACGTTTACAAATGATAGAGGATCGAATGAGGAAAGTAAGCGAGGATAGTTTAGATCGATCGATTGTTgatgttttggaaaatttaaatgatagtACTAATCGACCTGGTACCAGTGAAGCATTTGTACGAAATTCGAAAAAtg AAACTGCATTAGATGAACAACTGAAACTCGCAATACAATTATCATTGCAAGAAACAGTAGCAAATTCAAGCAAACCACATACAGAATCCGTAAGTACATCAACACAAGCGCCTGAACCAAACACAACACTAGAGCATAGAGATTCCATTCGGCGACATCACCAAAAGAATGAAACCACATCTTCATCAACAAAATCCATAAAACATTCACCGAAGAAAGATTCATCAGATATTTGTAAAGTATGTAAAAATTCAGTAGAGAACTGTTCTCGAAGTGATAATAATTCGTCGAccactaaatataataatgaaataaatactcATAATTTAGCATGTCATAccgataaaattaataacgataatacGAATACAAAAAATCGGTACACAGCCGcacattatgaaaaattaaacgcCGATTTAacagttgattattttttgaaaagtttagcACAACATACGTTAgagaataatttcaaaatcgaAACAATTAATGAATTTGATCCAGAATATTCGAAGAATAATGATAAAGAATTAccgtgtttttttaaaacaataccaGTTCGTAGTCGTAACGAAGATGGCCGATTCCAGATTAGTGATATACATGAAAGTGGTTATATTGAGCTAGTCAAAAATGACGATGATCATAATAGTGATATATTCGATGAACGTTTCGATGTACGATTAAAACGTTCTCATTCAACCGGTGATTTAATTATACGTAAATCAAGGCGTGACCGTCGTATACGATTAGGCTTAGGTGGAACCGTTGTACATAATGAAGATTCCAAGTATCATTTAGATTCCGATCATAGTTCTAATCATGATGAAAAATGTGAAGAAATCGctagaaaaatattgaatttaccATCATCAGCAATAGTAGGTgccaaacaatttttattacttcaacACCAAACTGGAGGTATTAGTGGTCCAAGTTTAACAAGTGAATCCACATCGTCATTTAATGATAACAGTAGTACGTTATTTTACCAAGGTCAATCGTCATTGGAGGAAAATACTACATCAGAATCGTTGAACGCCGAGGATCAACAacctatcgaaaatgtcaataaaaaacaacaaattcaaCGACAGAATTCATTTGATCAAGAAATGTCTACACCAGATGATCATGAGGATAACACACCTCGTCCTGTAGAGCCATTGAAACCATTAGACACGAATACTTTTCAATTacgtaattacaaaaaatcacctaaattACTAAGATCATCCCATTATGTGGAGCAACAAACATCTGCATCAtcacccaaaaaatccaaaaaacatGACCATCATAGCTTATTTGGTAAAAAGAGTCATTCAAAGTCGGAAAAAGAAATTCCAACAGCAGATATGGTTGGATCATCATTTATCATACAAACAGAAATACCTGATATTGTGCCAACATCTAAAATGAACCCATTAGCATgtttaaaagcaaaattatgCTCTGCACATTTACCAAAAACCAattatttatcgaaattagCTGTAAATAAGTTTAgtgataatgatttatttaaacaacGACAACCGCATGGTTCACCATCACAACCGTCATCATCCTCATCATCATCTAGTCGTAATAAATcggaaaaatcatttaaaatag GGAAATCTTCACATAACAATACAACACAAACCGCAACCACAACTAATACACAACAACCGGAAATGATTGAACATAAACAACAAAAAGTATTAGAAACCGATAGTTCGAATGAATATGAATCTGAAACGGGAATACCAAAATCACCAACTTTATACATTAGTGGTGTCTCAATATCACGTACACCAGAGCCAAAAAATGCtaataataacacaaataacAATGTGGGGAAACAGTCACGGTCATCAAGTTTGACAGTTCCTACTGTTATAAACATAACCTCACAAACAATTGACACAACATCaaatcaaagtttaaatttacCCGGATCACCAGAATTATATACACCCAGTTTAGCATTATCACGTACACCACAAACATCGTACACAAATATACCACGAGCATCACCAAGTCCATCAAAAACTGTAAATTTATTAGGTAAAGAAAATTATCATCCAATGAATTTATGTTCACGTTCTACGGAGGCAACACCTTGCAAATCGAATGATAATACTGTGATAGTTGCTGCCGTACAGCAACGGGTACGATCAAATAGTAGTGTTTTACCAAAAGATTTATCAAGTGTGGTTATATCGCCTGGTATGAAATCGAAATCCGCTAATGAACCAGAACGTGAACGTGAAATGTTTCGTTTTCCAAAATCATCTACGGATGGCGCTTTAAGTTCGGTGTTACATGTTCAAGAATCGAATTTAAGTTCAGATGATTTTCATGAAGCATTATTCTTATTAGAACGATCACCTAAAACACGTGACTCAAAACGTCGTAAGCGTTCCAAGAAAAAAGAAAaggatattattaataaagagGAAGCAAGTTCTGCTTTATAA